The genomic window AGGGCGGGGCGGTGCCGTCCGGATCGAAGATGACCCACGCCTGGCTGTTCACGGGCCCGCCCGGATCCGGCCGGTCCACAGCCGCCCGGGCCTTCGCCGCCGCTCTCCAGTGCACCAGCCCCGACCGGGCACTGGGGGGCGCGCCGGGCTGTGGATTCTGCGACGGCTGCCACACCGCACTGATCGGGACGCACGCGGACGTGCAGGTGATCCGCACGGATCTGCTCTCCATCGGTGTGAAGGAGACCCGTGAGCTGGTCCGCCGTGCCCAGCTGTCGCCGGCCGTGGGCCGCTGGCAGGTCATCGTCATGGAGGATGCCGACCGCCTGACGGAGGGTGCGGGGAACGTCCTGCTGAAGGCGGTGGAGGAGCCCGCCCCCCGCACCGTGTGGCTGCTCTGCGCGCCGTCCCTCGAGGACGTGCTGCCCACGATCCGCTCCCGCTGCCGCCATCTGACACTGCGTACGCCGCCGGTGGACGCCGTCGCGGACGTGCTGATCAGGCGTGACGGCATCGACCCCGAACGGGCCGCTTCCGCCGCCCGCGCCACGCAGGGGCACATCGGCCGGGCGCGCCGCCTGGCCACGGACGAGCGGGCGCGTGCCCGCCGTGCGGCCGTGCTGAAGCTCCCGCTGCGCGTTCATGACGTCGGTGGCTGCCTCAAGGCTGCCCAGGAGCTGATCGACACGGCCACGGAGGACGCCAAGCAGGTCGCGGAGGAGGTCGACGTCAAGGAGACCGAGGACCTCAAGGCGGCGCTCGGCGGTGTCGCCGGAGGGCGCATGCCCCGCGGCACCGCGGGGGCGATGAAGGAACTGGAGGACAAGCAGAAGCGCCGCAGGACGCGTACGCAGCGCGACAGCCTGGATCTCGCGCTCAGCGACATCACCGGCTTCTACCGCGATGTACTGGCACTTCAGCTGGGCTCCCGTATCGCCCTGGCGAACACGGACGTGCGGGACGCGCTCGACAGGATCGCCGAGTCGTCCACGCCCGAGCGCACCCTGCGGCGGATCGAGTCGGTGATCGCCTGCCGTCGCGCCCTCGACCGCAACGTCGCCCCCCTGCTCGCCGTCGAGGCGATGGCCGTGGCACTGCGGGCGGGCTGAATCCCGGGAGCAGTCGGCCTGCCTCGTCCCACGGTGAGCGGGCGAGGAGTTCTGACGTCTCGTCAAGACGTCCACGGGATGAGTGAATTCACCCGTATGAGCCGGAAATCGATCGAGTCGTCACCCTGCCGCTACGCTCCTGGGATGGACACCAGGCGCCTGCTCCGTACGTTCGCCACCGCGCTCGGCACTGCCGGCGTGCTCGTCTCCGGCTGCAGCAGTGGTGGTTCGGCGCCCAGTGCCTCGGCGACGGGCTCGGCCGCCACCGAGGAGCTCGAGCCGTACTACGCGCAGAAGCTGCGCTGGCGGGACTGCGGCGTGGAGGGCTTCCAGTGCACCACGATGAAGGCCCCGCTGGACTACGGGAAGCCGGACGACGGGGACGTCAAGCTCGCCGTGTCCCGCAAGAAGGCCACCGGACCGGGCAAGCGGATCGGATCGCTCCTGGTGAACCCGGGCGGCCCGGGCGGCTCGGCCGTCGGATATCTCCAGGGGTACGCGGCCATCGGCTACCCCGCGCCCGTCCGCGCGCGGTACGACATGGTGGCCGTCGACCCGCGCGGGGTGGCCCGCAGCGAGCCCGTCGAATGCCTCACCGGCAAGGAGATGGACGTCTATACGCAGGTCGACCAGACCCCCGACGACCAGAGCGAGGCCAACCGGCTGAACGAGGCGTTCAAGAAGTTCGCCGAGGGCTGTGAGAAGCGGTCCGGCACGATCCTCCCGCACGTCTCCACGGTCGAGGCGGCCCGCGACATGGACATCCTGCGCGCGCTGCTCGGTGACGAGAAGCTGCACTACGTCGGCGCCTCGTACGGCACGTTCCTCGGCGCGACCTACGCCGACCTGTTCCCCGCCCGGGTGGGCCGCCTGGTCCTGGACGGGGCTATGGACCCGTCGCTTCCCGCGGTGGAGATCAACCGGGACCAGACCGCGGGCTTCGAGACTGCGTTCCAGTCGTTCGCCGCGGACTGTGTGAAGCAGTCGGACTGTCCCCTCGGCACCACGTCCACGGCCGACGCGGCGACCGCGCTGAAGAGGCTCTTCGCCGATCTGGACGCCGAGCCGGTGCCGACCGGTGAGACCCGGAAGCTCACCGAGTCCCTGGCGACCACCGGTGTGATCGCCGCGATGTACGACGAGGCCGCCTGGCCCCAGCTGCGGGAGGCCGTCGCCGGTGCGAAGCGCGGCGACGGGTCCGGCCTGCTCGCGCTCGCCGACAGCTATTACGAGCGGGATCCGAGCGGTAAGTACGCCAACCTGATGTTCGCCAACGCCGCCGTCAACTGCCTCGATCTGGCCCCCGCCTTCTCCGGCCCCGAAGAGGTCGAGAAGGCGGTTCCGGCCTTCGAGGAGGCGTCCCCGGTCTTCGGCAGGGGCTTCGCCTGGGCCGCGCTGAACTGCGACGCCTGGCCCGTCGACCCCACCGGCGTCCCGCACCGCACCGTGGCCGAGGGTGCGGCCCCGATCGTCGTGGTCGGCACCACGCGGGACCCCGCCACCCCGTACAAGTGGGCCAAGGCCCTCGCGGCCCAGCTGTCCTCCGGCGTCCTCCTCACCTACGAGGGCGACGGGCACACCGCGTACGGCCGCGGCAGCGACTGCATCGACACGGCGATCAACAGGTACCTGCTGGACGGCACTCCGCCCAAGAACGGGAAGAAGTGCGCCTGACCTGCGTTTATCCCGTCAGGGGCGGGCGGTGCGGAGCACCCCCGGAAACTGTGTAGACTTGGCGTCGCTGCTGATCGCACCATGGTGCGACAGGGCGTGCCGCCTTAGCTCAGCTGGCCAGAGCAACGCACTCGTAATGCGTAGGTCTCGGGTTCGAATCCCGAAGGCGGCCCTGCCGAAGCCCCAGGACTCACTCGCCGTGACCTGGGGCTTCTGCTTTTCCCGGCGCAGCGGATCAGGGAGCCGGGCGGGCACGTATCCGCCTCGCGACGCGGACCCGCCTCGCGGCGCGGGCGCCGACGAGAGGGAGAACATGACCGGGCACGCGAGTACGACGCCGGACGCGGGCACACTGCCCGGCCCGCTCGTCGGGGTGGAATGGCTCGCCGAACGTCTGACCCTGCCCGGGACCGTGGTCCTCGACGCGTCCGTGGGCGCGCACCGTGCCACCGGGCGGCGTGTTCCGGGGGCCCGGCGCTTCGACATCGACGGCGCCATGTCCGATCACTCCGTGCCGTTGCCGCACACGATGCCCGGGGCGGCGGAGTTCACCGCCGCGATGAGGGCCCTGGGCGTGGATGACGCGGACACCGTGGTCGTCTACGACACCGCGGGGATCTACTCCGGCGCACGCGCCTGGTGGATGCTCCGCGCCATGGGCTTCGACCGGGTCGCGGTGCTCGACGGCGGCCTGCCCGCCTGGGAGGCCGCCGGGCTCCCGGTGGAAGCCCGGGAGCCCGGGACCGCGGAACGGACCGGTGACTTCACCGCCCGCCCGCGCCCCGGAATGCTCGTCGGCGCCGACGAGGTCGCAGAGGCCCTGGGCGACGCCCGCTCGGTGGTGCTCGACGCGAGGTCCCGTGAGCGGTACGCCGGTTCGGCCCCGGAGCCCCGGCCGGGTCTGCGCGGCGGTCATATGCCGGGCTCGGTGAACCTGCCTTTCGGTGAGCTCCAGCGTGACGGCCTGATGCTGCCCGCCGATGAGCTCCGCACGGCGTTCACAGCGTCGGCCGGGAACCGGGAACGGCTCGTCGTCAGCTGTGGATCGGGTGTCACCGCGTGTGTCCTGGCGCTCGGAGCCGAACTGGCCGGTTACCGCGACGTGTCCGTGTACGACGGCTCGTGGGGCGAGTGGGGCCTGCCGTCGGACCGCCCGGTCGTGACGGGCCGGGCGCCCGTCGGCCGCGGCGGGGCCTGACCCCATCGGAGTGGATCGTCGCTGATCCGGCCGGGCGCGCGCGGGCCGGCGGCCCTCTGATCCGGCCGCACGGTCCGCCCGTGCGAGTAGCCCTCTGATCCAGCCGCGCGGTCCGCGCATGCCCGCCCGCGCTCCTGATGGCCGCTCACTCGCGGGTGCCCGCCGTGCACGTCGGCGGCGCGTCCCGAGCCCAGGAGTGGGCCTGTATGCATGCGGGAAACCTACCCGCGCCGCCCCGCGCGGGGGAGTCACCAGCGCATGTGGACATCCTCGGCCCAGCCCAGGAGCTCCCGCACCGCGATGTCCTCGCCGTCGTCGGTGCGGATCCTGCCGGTGTAGTGGCCGAAGCGCTGGTCGGTGCGGTTGGCGATCAGGCCGACGTCCGTGTGCACGGAGCGGTTGTGGAACGGGACGAACGTCAGGTCCACCTGGCCGGACGAGGGCGAACGGATTGTCCAGGGGGCCAGTGGGTCGGAGATCGACCACCGCCAGTCGAGCTCCTCGCCGATCTTGGTCAGCCGGCCGTCGACGCAGAGGGCGTTCTCGGTGGAGCCGGTGCCTTGCGTCCAACGTCCGCCGAACTGGAGGCCGATCGTGTGCCCGTCGGCCCGTCCGGACGCGGCGCCCCAGTTCCAGTCGACCGTGCGCGGCCAGCGCCCGCGGCCGTGGTCCAGGACGGCCCAGGTGTCGTCGTGCGGCCCGCCGAAGACGAGCAGGTCCCTGCCGACGCGTACCCGCCCGGCGGCGGGGAGAGCCGTGTGTTTGGAGGTGTACTGGAAGCGCTGGCCGCTCCACGGGACGACGACCGAGAGAGACTCGTGCCCCGCCGGCCGCGAGACCAGGATGTCGACCTCCAGGGGCAGGCGCTCCGGCGTCAGGCAGCGGGCCCGCAGGCGGGTTCCGGCGTTCTCGTCGCGGATCTCGACTCGCACCTTGCCGCCGGACGGCCGCGCGGGCCCGACCACCACGTCCTGGGAGCCGGGGGATCCGGCGATGGTGTCGGGCAGGCTGACGCCCCGCCCGGCGGGGACGATCGCGGAGCATTCGAACTCCCTTCCCCCGGGTTCGAACTCCAGGACGTAGACGCTGTTCAGCGCCAGGAAGTCGAGATCGCTGACGGTCAGGGCGACCAGGTGCGTGGGTGTCGTCACGCACCAGTGCTCCCACCGCTTCGTCCTGCCCCAGCCACGCAGATTGGCCCGGTGCAGGGGTTTCCTGGACCAGCCGACCGCCGCCGGATTCAGGCTGCCGTCGGGCAGGCACAGGTCGACGGGCTCGGTGATCTCGTGCTCGTGCGTCGCCATGGCCGGAGCCTATAGCGGCGTGCGGGCCCGTTCCGGTACGGACGAGGGCGTGCCGAGGGCGGTCGCCGGTGCGCCGCGCGCTGCGCGCAGCAGGGGGACGGGGAGGAGGTCTGCCCGGCCGTGGCTGCGGGTGCGGCTGCGACAGGAGCAGCCGTGCGGAGAGGGCCACTCGGCGACAGGGCTACTTGGCGTCCGAGTAGCGTCCGACGACCACCGTGGTGAACGGGAACCTGACCGGTGTCTCTCCGAACGCCACCCGCCCGGCCAGCTCCCCGGCCTCACGGATCGCCTCCACCACCGCGGGGGCCTCCTCCTCCGGGCAGTGCACGATCACCTCGTCGTGCTGGAAGAACACCAGCTCGGCGCGCATCCCCTCCGCGGCCAGCGCCCGCCGCAGGGCGGCCAGCAGCAGAAGGGCCCAGTCCGCCGCGCTTCCCTGGACCACGAAGTTGCGGGTGAAGCGCCCCCGGGCCCGGGCGTTCGACGAGGCGTAGCCCGGGGTGACGCCGTACCCGTCGGTGCTCCCCCCGGCGGGTGACTCCTCGCTCTCCTGCGGGATGCCGGCCTCCCCGTCTTCGTCCGCCCCGGCGGCGGGCGGACTGGTACGGCCGAGCCAGGTGCGGACGAGCCGCCCCTCCTCGCCGGCCTTCGCCGCGTCGTCGACGTACGCCACGGCGTGTGGGAACCGTCGCCGCAGCGCCGCCAGGTTCTTCAGGCCGTCCCCCGAGGTCTGTCCGTACACGGCGCCGAGCAGCGCGATCTTGGCGTGGTCGCGGTCGCCGTGGAACGCCCGGTCGGACAGGGTCCTGTAGAGGTCGGCGTCGTGACCCGCCACCTCCATGAGCCCCCGGTCGCGGGAGATCGCCGCCAGCACGCGCGGCTCCATCTGGTCGGCGTCCGCCACGACCAGCCGCCAGCCCTCGTCGGCGACGACGGCCTGGCGTATCACCTTGGGGATCTGCAGGGCACCGCCGCCGTTGGTGGTCCAGCGGCCGCTGACCGTGCCCCCGGGCTGGTACTCGGGCCGGAAGCGCCCCTCGCGCACCCAGTCCTGGAGCCAGCTCCAGCCGTGGGCCGTCCAGACGCGGTACAGCTTCTTGTAGCGGATCAGCGGTTCCACCGCGGGATGGTCGATTCCCTCCAGCTCCCAGCGCCGGGTCGACCGCACCTTGATCCCCGCTCGGGCGAAGGCCTTCACCACGTCCGCCGGGAGGTCGGGGCGCACCCGTCTGCCGAACGCCGCCGAGACCTCGTCCGCGGCCTCCGCCAGCCTGCGAGGCTCGCCCCCGCCCGCATAGCGCTCGCCGAGCAGGTCGTTCAGCACCTCGCGGTGCACGTCGGCCCGCCAGGGGAGGCCGGACCGGTTCATCTCGGCGGCGACCAGCATGCCCGCCGACTCGGCAGCCGTGAGCAGCCGCATCCTGTCCGGGTGTTCGGCCGCTGCGTGGCGGCGCAGTTGCTCGGCGTAGACCTCGAGCAGTGCTTCGAACGGCAGATCGACGCCGGAGCGAGGCTCGAAGAGGGAGGACTGCGAACCGGGCTCGGCCGAGCGGGGCGGCGGATCGGGCGGCACCGGGGCGTTGCGCAGCCGGGCCCAGGCCGCCGGGGCGGAGCGGGGCTCGCCGAGTCTTCCCTCGTGGCCGAGCAGCAGCAGCTCGGCGCACTCGATGTCGTAGCACCGCTCCACCCGGACACCGGCGGCGAGCAGCCGGGGGTAGACCGCCGCGGTCGAGCGCCAGACCCAGCGGGTCACCTGGGGGCGGGAGCGGACCGACTCCACGAGGTCGGGCTCGGCCAGGACGGGCCCCGCGGGCAGGCCGTCGCGCGCCAGCGGCGCGACGAGGGCGCCGCCCCCCTCCGCGATGGCCAGAGCCCAACGTTCGGTCATGGGCCGAGTCTTGCACCCGCCACTGACAGTGCACCCGGGCCCGCCGGGCGCCCCGGGGCCGATCCCGTGCCCGGAACCGCTCCCTCCCCTCGGGTCCCCGCACACCGCCACGCACCCGCCACCGGCCACGTGAGCGCCCCCGGCTCGGCGGGCGGGCGCGCCGGACTGCGGCGACGATCGGAGGGAGGTGCGCGCCGCGCGCACCGGGAGCGGCGAGGACGCGGAGGAACCGGTATGGAAGCGATCGTGTACGAGGAGTTCGGCGGCCCCGAGGTGCTGCGCCGGGCCCGCATCGACGACGTCCACGCCGGCCCCGGGCAGATCCGGGTGGCGGTCCGGGCCGCCGGGGTCAATCCGGTCGACTACAAGATCCGCAACGGCTGGATGGAGGCGGCGTTCCCGACCCCGCTGCCCGCCGTGCCGGGCAGCGAGTTCTCCGGGGTCGTCGACGAGACCGGGGAGGGCGTGACGGAGTTCGCGGTCGGGGACGCGGTCCTCGGCCGGAGCGCGACCGGGGCGTACGCCGACTACGTGCTGGCCGACGTGGGCGCCGTCGCCCGCAAGCCCGAGATACTGGGCTGGCCCGAGGCCGCCGCGCTGCCGGTCGCGACGGGGACCGCCGCCCGGGTGCTGGACGAGCTCGCGCTGTCCGAGGGCGAGACGCTGCTGCTGCACGGGGCGTCCGGAGCGGTGGGTTCCGCCGCTGTGCAGCTGGCCGTCGCGCGGGGGGCCACGGTCGTCGGGACCGCGTCACCGGCCAACCACGACTACCTGCGGGTGCTCGGCGCCGTTCCGGTGGCGTACGGGGACGGGCTGGTGGAGCGGGTGCGGGAGGTCGCGCCCCAGGGTGTGGACGCGGTGTTCGACGTCGCCGGCAAGGGCGTGCTCGCCGACTCGGTGGAACTGCGCGGCGGCACCGCCGACAGGATCGTGACCATCGCGGACGCGGACGCGGCGCACCACGGGGTCGCGTTCTCCGCGGGCGGCGGGGAGGACCCGGGCGAGAGCAGGCGGCTCGGCGAGTACGCGCAGGCGGCGGCGGTCGGCGGCCTGCGGATCCCCGTCGAGCGGACCTTCGCGCTCCGCGAGGCGGCGAGGGCGCAGGAGCTGAGCGAGGCCGGGCACGTGCGCGGCAAGCTGGTGCTGCTCCCCGGGGAGCACTGAGCGGCGGTCCGCCGCCTACGCTTGCCGTATGGAATCGGTGATCGACCGGGCGTGCGCCGCGGCCCTGTACTCGGACGGCGACGCGGGGCTGGACGCCGGCGCCTCCCTCCTCGCCGCCGACCCGTCCGCCGACGAAGAGCTGCACCGCCGGGGCGAGGAGTTCGTCCGCCGCGCGTGGGCGCGGGGCTGGGAGCCCGCCGACGTCGTACGGACCGTCCGGCGCGAGCTGGACGAGGACGGGGCGGCGCTGGCCGCCGTGCTGATCAGGGCGGAGACGGCCGCCTACGGGCAACTGCCTCCGCGCTGGGCCGACCAGGTCGCCGCGCTGCCCGCCCCCGCGCCACGCAACCGGCCCGACCGCTTCACCTACGCCGCGGGAATCCTCGAGCTCTGCCGGCTGCTGCTGCGGCTGCCCGTCATCGAGCCGACCGGCCCGCCGCCCGGGACCGTCGCCGACGCCTCGCACCGGCCGCCCGCCCACGGCGAGCCCCGCATGCTGACCAGGATCCGGGCGCTGCTCGCCAAGGCGGAGGCGACCGGTTTCCC from Streptomyces sp. NBC_01341 includes these protein-coding regions:
- a CDS encoding DUF2804 domain-containing protein codes for the protein MATHEHEITEPVDLCLPDGSLNPAAVGWSRKPLHRANLRGWGRTKRWEHWCVTTPTHLVALTVSDLDFLALNSVYVLEFEPGGREFECSAIVPAGRGVSLPDTIAGSPGSQDVVVGPARPSGGKVRVEIRDENAGTRLRARCLTPERLPLEVDILVSRPAGHESLSVVVPWSGQRFQYTSKHTALPAAGRVRVGRDLLVFGGPHDDTWAVLDHGRGRWPRTVDWNWGAASGRADGHTIGLQFGGRWTQGTGSTENALCVDGRLTKIGEELDWRWSISDPLAPWTIRSPSSGQVDLTFVPFHNRSVHTDVGLIANRTDQRFGHYTGRIRTDDGEDIAVRELLGWAEDVHMRW
- a CDS encoding NADP-dependent oxidoreductase, coding for MEAIVYEEFGGPEVLRRARIDDVHAGPGQIRVAVRAAGVNPVDYKIRNGWMEAAFPTPLPAVPGSEFSGVVDETGEGVTEFAVGDAVLGRSATGAYADYVLADVGAVARKPEILGWPEAAALPVATGTAARVLDELALSEGETLLLHGASGAVGSAAVQLAVARGATVVGTASPANHDYLRVLGAVPVAYGDGLVERVREVAPQGVDAVFDVAGKGVLADSVELRGGTADRIVTIADADAAHHGVAFSAGGGEDPGESRRLGEYAQAAAVGGLRIPVERTFALREAARAQELSEAGHVRGKLVLLPGEH
- a CDS encoding alpha/beta hydrolase, which translates into the protein MDTRRLLRTFATALGTAGVLVSGCSSGGSAPSASATGSAATEELEPYYAQKLRWRDCGVEGFQCTTMKAPLDYGKPDDGDVKLAVSRKKATGPGKRIGSLLVNPGGPGGSAVGYLQGYAAIGYPAPVRARYDMVAVDPRGVARSEPVECLTGKEMDVYTQVDQTPDDQSEANRLNEAFKKFAEGCEKRSGTILPHVSTVEAARDMDILRALLGDEKLHYVGASYGTFLGATYADLFPARVGRLVLDGAMDPSLPAVEINRDQTAGFETAFQSFAADCVKQSDCPLGTTSTADAATALKRLFADLDAEPVPTGETRKLTESLATTGVIAAMYDEAAWPQLREAVAGAKRGDGSGLLALADSYYERDPSGKYANLMFANAAVNCLDLAPAFSGPEEVEKAVPAFEEASPVFGRGFAWAALNCDAWPVDPTGVPHRTVAEGAAPIVVVGTTRDPATPYKWAKALAAQLSSGVLLTYEGDGHTAYGRGSDCIDTAINRYLLDGTPPKNGKKCA
- a CDS encoding sulfurtransferase; this encodes MTGHASTTPDAGTLPGPLVGVEWLAERLTLPGTVVLDASVGAHRATGRRVPGARRFDIDGAMSDHSVPLPHTMPGAAEFTAAMRALGVDDADTVVVYDTAGIYSGARAWWMLRAMGFDRVAVLDGGLPAWEAAGLPVEAREPGTAERTGDFTARPRPGMLVGADEVAEALGDARSVVLDARSRERYAGSAPEPRPGLRGGHMPGSVNLPFGELQRDGLMLPADELRTAFTASAGNRERLVVSCGSGVTACVLALGAELAGYRDVSVYDGSWGEWGLPSDRPVVTGRAPVGRGGA
- a CDS encoding DNA polymerase III subunit delta', whose amino-acid sequence is MTVWDDLVGQDRVQEQLGAAARDADALVTAQSEGGAVPSGSKMTHAWLFTGPPGSGRSTAARAFAAALQCTSPDRALGGAPGCGFCDGCHTALIGTHADVQVIRTDLLSIGVKETRELVRRAQLSPAVGRWQVIVMEDADRLTEGAGNVLLKAVEEPAPRTVWLLCAPSLEDVLPTIRSRCRHLTLRTPPVDAVADVLIRRDGIDPERAASAARATQGHIGRARRLATDERARARRAAVLKLPLRVHDVGGCLKAAQELIDTATEDAKQVAEEVDVKETEDLKAALGGVAGGRMPRGTAGAMKELEDKQKRRRTRTQRDSLDLALSDITGFYRDVLALQLGSRIALANTDVRDALDRIAESSTPERTLRRIESVIACRRALDRNVAPLLAVEAMAVALRAG
- a CDS encoding bifunctional 3'-5' exonuclease/DNA polymerase; the encoded protein is MTERWALAIAEGGGALVAPLARDGLPAGPVLAEPDLVESVRSRPQVTRWVWRSTAAVYPRLLAAGVRVERCYDIECAELLLLGHEGRLGEPRSAPAAWARLRNAPVPPDPPPRSAEPGSQSSLFEPRSGVDLPFEALLEVYAEQLRRHAAAEHPDRMRLLTAAESAGMLVAAEMNRSGLPWRADVHREVLNDLLGERYAGGGEPRRLAEAADEVSAAFGRRVRPDLPADVVKAFARAGIKVRSTRRWELEGIDHPAVEPLIRYKKLYRVWTAHGWSWLQDWVREGRFRPEYQPGGTVSGRWTTNGGGALQIPKVIRQAVVADEGWRLVVADADQMEPRVLAAISRDRGLMEVAGHDADLYRTLSDRAFHGDRDHAKIALLGAVYGQTSGDGLKNLAALRRRFPHAVAYVDDAAKAGEEGRLVRTWLGRTSPPAAGADEDGEAGIPQESEESPAGGSTDGYGVTPGYASSNARARGRFTRNFVVQGSAADWALLLLAALRRALAAEGMRAELVFFQHDEVIVHCPEEEAPAVVEAIREAGELAGRVAFGETPVRFPFTTVVVGRYSDAK